The following are from one region of the Salvia hispanica cultivar TCC Black 2014 chromosome 1, UniMelb_Shisp_WGS_1.0, whole genome shotgun sequence genome:
- the LOC125190775 gene encoding receptor-like protein 9DC3: MSVSSKTEKPFPKLQVLDVSYNAFVGSDRYFKNFQGLCGFPLTKICEESDGKPDEEEEEEDDDEYGFVDGFGWRSVVIGYGCGFVVGIGSGYMIIRSGRPRWLVEFFFGVGYKYKTKKKRNKAAPTQRGT, from the exons ATGTCGGTGTCTTCAAAAACTGAGAAGCCTTTCCCAAAGTTGCAAGTATTAGATGTATCATATAATGCATTTGTTGGCTCTGATAGATATTTCAAGAACTTTCAAG GACTGTGTGGATTTCCATTGACAAAAATATGTGAGGAGAGTGATGGAAAACcagacgaagaagaagaagaagaagatgatgatgagtATGGATTTGTAGATGGATTTGGTTGGCGAAGTGTGGTGATAGGATATGGATGTGGATTTGTCGTTGGAATTGGAAGTGGTTACATGATTATAAGAAGCGGAAGACCAAGATGGTTAGTGGAGTTCTTTTTCGGAGTtggatataaatataaaacgaAGAAGAAACGCAACAAAGCTGCACCAACACAGAGGGGGACTTAG